Proteins from one Suncus etruscus isolate mSunEtr1 chromosome 3, mSunEtr1.pri.cur, whole genome shotgun sequence genomic window:
- the SERPINA10 gene encoding protein Z-dependent protease inhibitor produces MMIGLGLLLSCLWAQAQLVADSTLISPTPETFEEAMTLLTYTGQDQAYEDMQDTLNQTSNRVQASNDLTDNEARPKEDSEEESWLTGRTQISEGISNLGFSLLRKISMKHDNNVVFSPLSIAFALATLMLGSKGQTRAELERGLGLQNLNRTEHLPQLFRQLRDTLSFNQELGLTQGSFAFIHKDFNARETFLNLSRTYLDTQCVPVNFHNAPQARLFMNHYINKEAKGRIPQFFDEVNPSTKFILVDYILLRGKWLSPFDPTATEVDMFYLDKYQAVKVPMMFQAGKFASTFDKTFRCHVLQLPYRGNASMLVILMENMGDHLALEDYLTPELVDKWLRTMKTREMEIYFPKFKLDQEYGLHKLLKQLGIREVFSTRANLSEISATARDLRVSKVLQRTVFEVDEKGTDAVAGTQSQITAYSMPPIIKLNRPFHFLIYEETSRMLLFLGRVMNPTFP; encoded by the exons ATGATGATAGGACTGGGTCTTCTGCTCTCCTGCCTCTGGGCCCAGGCACAGCTGGTGGCTGACTCCACCCTGATCAGCCCAACACCAGAAACTTTTGAAGAAGCCATGACATTGCTGACATATACTGGTCAGGACCAGGCCTATGAGGATATGCAGGATACTCTAAACCAGACCAGCAACAGGGTGCAGGCTTCCAACGACTTAACTGATAATGAGGCAAGGCCTAAAGAGGATTCAGAGGAAGAGTCCTGGCTAACGGGCCGTACTCAGATCTCAGAGGGGATCTCCAACTTGGGGTTCAGCCTTCTGCGTAAGATCTCCATGAAGCATGACAACAATGTGGTCTTCTCTCCGCTCAGCATAGCCTTTGCCTTGGCAACCTTGATGCTGGGGAGCAAAGGGCAGACGAGAGCTGAGCTGGAGAGGGGACTAGGCCTGCAAAATCTCAACAGAACCGAACACCTGCCCCAACTCTTTAGGCAACTTCGGGACACCCTCTCCTTCAACCAGGAGCTGGGCCTCACCCAGGGCAGTTTTGCCTTCATCCACAAGGATTTCAATGCTCGAGAGACCTTCCTCAATTTATCCAGGACCTACCTGGATACTCAGTGTGTACCTGTGAACTTCCACAATGCCCCCCAGGCCAGGCTCTTCATGAACCATTACATCAACAAAGAGGCAAAGGGGAGAATCCCCCAATTCTTTGATGAGGTGAACCCTAGCACCAAATTTATTCTTGTGGACTACATCTTGCTCAGAG GGAAATGGCTAAGCCCTTTCGACCCCACGGCCACTGAAGTGGACATGTTCTACCTGGACAAGTACCAGGCTGTGAAGGTGCCCATGATGTTCCAGGCAGGCAAGTTCGCCTCCACGTTTGATAAGACTTTTCGCTGCCACGTGCTCCAGCTGCCCTACCGGGGCAACGCCAGCATGCTGGTAATCCTCATGGAGAACATGGGGGACCACCTGGCCCTTGAAGACTATCTCACCCCAGAGCTGGTGGACAAGTGGCTTAGGACAATGAAAACCAG AGAAATGGAGATTTATTTCCCCAAGTTCAAGCTAGATCAGGAGTATGGGCTGCACAAGCTACTAAAGCAGCTGGGCATCAGGGAAGTCTTCTCAACTCGGGCGAACCTGAGTGAGATCTCAGCCACTGCAAGAGATCTCAGAGTCTCCAAG GTTCTACAAAGAACAGTGTTCGAGGTGGATGAAAAGGGAACTGATGCAGTGGCAGGAACACAGTCCCAAATCACTGCCTATTCCATGCCCCCCATCATCAAACTGAACCGGCCCTTTCATTTCCTCATTTATGAGGAAACCTCCagaatgctgctgtttctgggcAGAGTGATGAATCCAACTTTCCCCTGA